A single window of Carassius gibelio isolate Cgi1373 ecotype wild population from Czech Republic chromosome A19, carGib1.2-hapl.c, whole genome shotgun sequence DNA harbors:
- the LOC127935123 gene encoding induced myeloid leukemia cell differentiation protein Mcl-1: MALTFGIKRTALSVFAQGAHTALVPGPALKPCTEDELDGYAEETDAALKPMRPGTNGLKGLQLDGRLVSARDGSLPNTPDPRELGSAELELDTRQLLLDFYRTHTGMCPTDRKRHHALPTMRRVVADILIKHQITYKGMLQRLQLDSQADDMSFISSIARSMFRDHTTNWGRIVSLVAFGAVVCQQLKEMQRERCVETVAEQISCYLISEQHDWLLNNKSWHGFEEFFRVEDVESAVRSALMAVVGCAGIGAGLAFLIR; the protein is encoded by the exons ATGGCTCTGACTTTTGGGATTAAACGAACGGCGTTGAGTGTCTTCGCGCAGGGCGCGCACACGGCGCTTGTACCCGGGCCCGCGCTCAAGCCGTGCACGGAAGACGAACTCGACGGGTACGCGGAGGAAACGGACGCCGCGCTGAAGCCGATGAGGCCCGGGACGAACGGCCTGAAGGGGCTGCAACTGGACGGGCGGCTCGTGTCCGCGAGGGACGGCTCTCTACCGAACACCCCGGACCCGAGAGAGCTGGGCTCCGCCGAACTGGAGCTGGACACGCGGCAGCTTCTGCTAGACTTCTACCGCACGCACACGGGCATGTGTCCGACTGACCGGAAGCGTCATCACGCGTTACCGACAATGAGGCGCGTCGTGGCGGACATTCTCATAAAGCACCAGATCACTTACAAAG gaatgCTGCAGCGTCTGCAGCTGGACTCTCAAGCGGACGACATGAGCTTCATCAGCTCTATAGCCAGATCCATGTTCAGAGACCACACGACGAACTGGGGCCGGATCGTGAGTCTGGTGGCGTTCGGAGCCGTGGTGTGTCAGCAGCTGAAGGAGATGCAGAGAGAGCGGTGTGTGGAGACGGTGGCCGAGCAGATCTCCTGCTATCTGATCTCAGAACAGCACGACTGGCTCCTCAACAACAAGAGCTGG CATGGGTTCGAGGAGTTCTTCCGTGTGGAGGATGTGGAGTCGGCGGTCCGCAGCGCTCTGATGGCTGTTGTGGGATGTGCCGGGATCGGAGCCGGTCTGGCGTTCCTGATCCGGTGA